A stretch of the Pseudorasbora parva isolate DD20220531a chromosome 13, ASM2467924v1, whole genome shotgun sequence genome encodes the following:
- the LOC137038452 gene encoding zona pellucida sperm-binding protein 3-like, producing MEVLKGVLVVAVIVAFDLPDAWGSLSYSQSPRSMGPKSDPASRGPALSPPGLWNPLKVAQSPLGSASRGLAQDPFGLQEKQLLQGPVKPLDWKYPVVPEVQSELAVNFQLRQPVTPSSVAVQCGENRVLVEVQQDLFSNGHLIQPTGLSLGGCPVVGQDSQSKVLIFEYELQDCNSVQMMTEDELVYTFSLTYTPEALASTAITRTEGAVVGVQCHYQRLQNVSSNALRPTWVPYASTEIGEEALVFSLKLMMDDWSNQRPSYLYFLGGVINIEASVKQYNHVPLRVFVDSCVATQVPDVNSLPRYSFIENHGCFVDAKATASSSRFMPRSQADKVQIQLEAFMFQESSSPSIYITCVVKATIASAPSDAQHKSCSFTNGWFAADGNDQVCGCCDSTCGPDGGIAAAPYGGVQWEGKATIGPVVVQGQKKVPQ from the exons ATGGAGGTTCTAAAAGGTGTCTTAGTGGTGGCTGTGATTGTTGCATTTGATCTGCCTGATGCATGGGGAAGTTTGAGCTACAGTCAAAGTCCAAGAAGCATGGGGCCAAAATCAGATCCAGCTTCCAGAGGTCCTGCCCTTTCTCCTCCAGGGCTCTGGAACCCTTTGAAAGTTGCTCAGAGTCCTTTGGGTTCTGCCTCCAGAGGCCTTGCACAGGACCCTTTTGGCCTTCAGGAGAAGCAGCTGTTGCAGGGTCCAGTGAAGCCTTTGGATTGGAAGTATCCTGTCGTTCCCGAGGTGCAGAGTGAGTTGGCGGTGAACTTCCAGTTGAGGCAACCCGTGACTCCCAGCAGCGTAGCGGTTCAATGTGGAGAGAACCGGGTCCTTGTAGAGGTCCAGCAGGACTTGTTTAGCAATGGTCATTTGATCCAGCCAACTGGTCTGTCTTTAGGTGGATGTCCTGTTGTTGGTCAGGACTCTCAGTCTAAGGTGCTCATCTTTGAGTATGAGTTACAGGACTGCAACAGCGTGCAGATG ATGACTGAGGATGAGCTTGTCTACACCTTTTCTCTTACCTACACCCCTGAGGCTCTTGCAAGTACTGCGATTACCCGGACTGAGGGTGCAGTTGTTGGTGTTCAGTGCCACTATCAAAG GCTTCAAAATGTAAGCAGTAATGCCTTGAGGCCAACATGGGTCCCTTATGCCTCAACGGAGATTGGTGAAGAAGCCTTGGTGTTCTCCCTGAAGCTCATGATGG ATGATTGGTCCAATCAGAGGCCTTCATACCTTTATTTCCTGGGTGGCGTTATTAACATTGAGGCATCTGTGAAGCAGTACAATCATGTGCCTCtgcgtgtgtttgtggacaGCTGTGTGGCCACTCAAGTGCCTGATGTGAACTCCCTTCCGAGATATTCCTTCATTGAGAATCATGG GTGCTTTGTGGATGCCAAGGCTACAGCTTCCAGCTCCCGCTTCATGCCTCGGTCCCAGGCTGACAAGGTCCAGATCCAGCTGGAGGCATTCATGTTCCAGGAGAGCTCCAGTCCTTCT ATCTACATAACGTGTGTTGTGAAGGCAACTATTGCTTCTGCACCCAGTGACGCTCAGCACAAATCCTGTTCTTTCACCAATGG GTGGTTTGCTGCTGATGGAAATGACCAAGTTTGTGGTTGCTGTGACTCAACATGTGGTCCTGATGGTGGAATTGCTGCTGCTCCCTATGGAG GTGTTCAGTGGGAAGGCAAGGCCACAATTGGTCCTGTGGTGGTTCAAGGGCAAAAGAAAGTTCCTCAATAA
- the qng1 gene encoding queuosine salvage protein: MEEPLSPRESGQFVAERSRDVFVDEDGVKRVAQMIYELRESDEFTASGWKKMNPLAPSPDSDDAVNWVFVTDTMNFSFWPEKEEEQCEVTCRGNTYRGYMSLCAAVTRAMDEGVPITSPAYFSQISEAELAKVLRSDSATPMPMLKERHQALTEAGRVLMEHGGSFRRFMSDCGNDAERMVKYIVQNIPSYRDEATYEGKRISFYKRAQILVADFWGIMEARGEGNIPNLDYLTMFADYRVPQGLVHLGALRYSDALMETLKNGELLSSGERREVEIRGCSIWCVERIRQHLWKLVEERDGKSCHINSALIDFYLWPYAKKHHKEMAHIPIHHTRCVYY; encoded by the exons atggAGGAGCCACTGTCCCCTCGAGAGTCTGGTCAGTTTGTGGCCGAGCGGAGTCGGGATGTGTTCGTGGATGAAGACGGTGTTAAACGTGTGGCGCAGATGATTTATGAGCTCCGCGAAAGTGATGAATTCACAGCCAGTGGCTGGAAAAAGATGAATCCGCTGGCACCATCCCCAGACTCGGATGATGCCGTCAACTGGGTGTTTGTGACAGACACCATGAACTTCTCCTTCTGGCCTGAGAAGGAGGAAGAACAGTGTGAGGTGACGTGCAGGGGAAACACCTACCGAGGGTACATGTCTCTCTGTGCTGCTGTGACCAGGGCTATGGATGAAG GAGTGCCCATTACGAGCCCCGCCTACTTCTCTCAGATCAGTGAGGCCGAGCTGGCGAAAGTCCTGCGTTCAGACAGCGCCACTCCCATGCCCATGCTGAAAGAGCGTCACCAGGCCCTAACTGAGGCCGGACGAGTGCTCATGGAGCATGGTGGATCTTTCCGGAGGTTCATGAGCGATTGTGGGAATGATGCAGAGAGGATGGTGAAGTATATTGTTCAGAATATACCGTCATACAGAGATGAAGCCACGTATGAG GGTAAGAGGATTTCGTTTTACAAGAGGGCTCAAATCCTTGTGGCAGACTTTTGGGGCATCATGGAGGCACGAGGGGAAGGCAACATCCCTAACCTCGACTACCTGACCATGTTCGCTGACTACAGGGTTCCACAAGGACTCGTGCACCTTGGGGCTTTACGATACTCTGATGCCCTCATGGAGACATTGAAAAACG GTGAGTTGTTGAGCTCAGGCGAGAGGCGAGAGGTGGAGATCAGGGGTTGCTCCATCTGGTGTGTGGAGAGAATCCGGCAGCATCTGTGGAAGCTTGTGGAGGAGAGAGATGGGAAGAGCTGTCACATTAACTCCGCTCTCATTGATTTTTACCTGTGGCCATATGCTAAAAAACACCACAAAGAAATGGCACACATTCCAATACATCACACACGCTGCGTCTACTATTGA